One region of Eupeodes corollae chromosome 1, idEupCoro1.1, whole genome shotgun sequence genomic DNA includes:
- the LOC129938808 gene encoding uncharacterized protein LOC129938808 — translation MDEDLGKEESKHTAQNDKRLSLNFADKDDKENAKFNDARLVDILRNYPLLYNKSLESYGDPDYTQWMWGEIANEMNEPHRKTTLNLPFNWTTCRDQWEIVKRSLRYLSNPAAKSFRYPKQFRESLEFFQNYIRDRKEPPHTDRSQDLFLSFSGLVEQLPFEKQLLLEKEVLDLILSNELEFCAPVVDPEAVEGQAREEFAKVIGLLMPEVDVRTVQNELSTEPETELGLLEEIIQKPETSAFAAQPITFTTEPVEGIEIKQGVILNRAVPQFDIKNFIRIQPERETTEIPELQNNVHYSIQDVAEVEDIIEEVGEESEMPVNDHTQEVVMQECVYEQQDYIQEEDLIEEVISDGGGVVGVVGVKDMPSLNISEGYEVPGSRLDFDGVLNEMLE, via the coding sequence atGGATGAAGACCTAGGAAAGGAAGAATCCAAGCACACAGCCCAAAATGATAAAAGACTATCCCTTAACTTTGCGGACAAGGACGACAAGGAAAATGCTAAATTTAATGATGCCCGTTTAGTCGACATTCTAAGGAACTATCCATTACTCTATAACAAATCTCTGGAAAGCTATGGCGATCCCGACTACACTCAATGGATGTGGGGAGAAATTGCAAATGAAATGAACGAGCCCCACCGTAAAACCACCCTCAATTTGCCATTCAATTGGACGACCTGCCGAGACCAGTGGGAAATAGTGAAAAGGTCATTGCGTTACTTGAGCAATCCAGCCGCAAAGTCATTTCGCTATCCAAAACAATTCAGAGAAAGTTTGGAGTTCTTCCAGAACTACATCAGGGATCGTAAAGAGCCTCCGCACACCGACCGGTCCCAAGATCTTTTTCTTAGCTTTTCGGGTCTAGTAGAGCAATTGCCATTTGAAAAACAGTTGCTTCTGGAGAAAGAAGTTCTTGATTTGATTCTCTCGAATGAGCTAGAATTCTGTGCACCAGTAGTTGATCCCGAGGCTGTGGAGGGACAAGCCCGAGAAGAATTTGCCAAAGTAATTGGCTTGCTCATGCCAGAAGTGGACGTGCGAACAGTTCAAAACGAACTTTCCACCGAGCCTGAAACGGAACTAGGTCTGCTTGAGGAGATTATTCAAAAACCAGAAACCAGCGCGTTTGCTGCCCAGCCAATTACATTCACAACAGAACCCGTAGAAGGAATAGAAATTAAACAGGGCGTCATCTTAAACAGAGCTGTACCACAATTTGACATAAAGAACTTCATTCGAATTCAGCCGGAAAGAGAGACCACTGAAATACCTGAATTGCAGAACAACGTCCATTATTCAATACAAGACGTAGCAGAAGTGGAAGACATTATTGAGGAAGTTGGAGAGGAAAGTGAAATGCCAGTAAATGACCACACTCAAGAAGTTGTGATGCAGGAGTGTGTCTACGAGCAACAGGACTACATACAAGAGGAGGATCTTATCGAAGAAGTTATTTCTGACGGCGGCGGTGTTGTCGGTGTTGTCGGCGTA